From the Cyanobium sp. M30B3 genome, the window GGTTCGCTGGCGGAGGGTGAGCTGCTGGGCATGCAGCCCCGGGCCCAGGCGGTGCCGTTCAACAACCTGCCGGCCGCGATGGCGGCCCTCGGGAGCGGCGCCGTGCAGGGCGTGATGGGCGACAGCATGGTGCTGGCTGGCATGGCAGCCAGCAAGGGCATCCGCGGGGCGATCCTGGTGCCGGAGCTGCCCTATGAGGTGTATGGCGTTGCCTGCCTGGTGCCCCCCGATTCCTCCAAATACCGCCACCTGGTGAATCTGGCCATCGCCCGCCTGCTGCAGGGCTATCTCGATGGCGAGCCCCAGGCCGTGGCGGCGGTGAATCGCTGGCTGGGGCCCGACAGCAGCATCGGCATCCCCCAGCCGCGCCTGGAGGCGATTTTCGGGGTGATCCTGGTCGGCGCTGAAGCGATCCGCCCCCTGCCTGCCCAGGGCTCCGCGGCCGCGCCGCCAGCCGGTGCCCGCCCCAGCCGCTGAGCCCTTTCCGCCCTTCCCTCTCGCCACCTCCTGTCTTCCCCTTCTGAATTGCTGCCATGGCGCTGTTCTCCCGTTCCCGTCTGTTCGGTCTGTTGTTCCTGCTGGCCCTGCCGCTGGAGGGGGCGGCCGCCCTGGCCCTCTCCGCCGCCAGCGTGGGTGAAGGTGGGATGGCGGCGGAGCGGCCCCTGTCGGTGGAGGAGCGGCTGCAGCGGATCGCCGCCGCCGTGCGCGAGCAATCCCCCGAGGATGCTGGCGCCGACCCCTTGCCCGACGACGCCCTCTCCTATGTGTTCGTGAACGCGCCGGCGGTGGGCTGGGGCAATGGCGGTTTCCGCAACGGCGGCTTCTATAACGGTGGCTTCCGCAACGGCGGCTTCTACAACGGCGGTTTCCGCAATGGCGGCTTCGCCAACGGCGGCTTCCGCAACGGCGGCGGCTGGCGCAATGGTGGCTTCCGCAAC encodes:
- the grrP gene encoding extracellular substrate binding-like orphan protein GrrP is translated as MAVAVATGSLLLGGLPARAEGVLERIARTGELVLSGYADLPPLLSPGAKGQPAGYSVVVADRVAAELSTALGRPVKLRIVPATDPVALKREIASGKADLACGFPFSWERDMVVDHSLPIGISGLRLLTQAGGIDGSVASLAGRPIGVVRGSLAEGELLGMQPRAQAVPFNNLPAAMAALGSGAVQGVMGDSMVLAGMAASKGIRGAILVPELPYEVYGVACLVPPDSSKYRHLVNLAIARLLQGYLDGEPQAVAAVNRWLGPDSSIGIPQPRLEAIFGVILVGAEAIRPLPAQGSAAAPPAGARPSR
- the grrA gene encoding rSAM-associated Gly-rich repeat protein — encoded protein: MALFSRSRLFGLLFLLALPLEGAAALALSAASVGEGGMAAERPLSVEERLQRIAAAVREQSPEDAGADPLPDDALSYVFVNAPAVGWGNGGFRNGGFYNGGFRNGGFYNGGFRNGGFANGGFRNGGGWRNGGFRNGGFRNHW